In Emcibacteraceae bacterium, a single window of DNA contains:
- the rpsQ gene encoding 30S ribosomal protein S17: MPKRILQGTVVSDANDKTVTVLVERRFMHPMVKKVVRRSKKYRAHDENNSFKVGDIVRIEECRPISKNKSWTVISETK, from the coding sequence ATGCCTAAACGTATTTTACAGGGTACAGTTGTAAGTGATGCAAATGATAAGACAGTTACAGTTCTTGTTGAGCGTCGTTTCATGCACCCAATGGTGAAAAAAGTTGTGCGTCGTTCCAAAAAATATCGTGCGCATGACGAAAATAATAGTTTTAAAGTTGGTGATATTGTTCGTATCGAAGAATGTCGTCCAATCTCTAAAAATAAATCGTGGACTGTTATCAGCGAAACCAAGTAA
- the rplR gene encoding 50S ribosomal protein L18 — MQNGKKLFERRRTRVRTSLRKVANGRPRLSIHRTNQHIYAQVIDDQKGATIVAASTLDGDLKGLKVGSNSEAAAAVGKLIADRAKKAGIEQVVFDRGGFLYHGRVKALADAAREAGLSF, encoded by the coding sequence ATGCAAAATGGTAAAAAATTATTTGAGCGTCGCCGTACACGTGTGCGGACCAGTCTGCGCAAAGTAGCAAATGGCCGTCCACGCCTTTCTATTCACCGTACCAACCAGCATATCTATGCACAGGTTATTGATGATCAGAAAGGTGCGACTATTGTTGCTGCTTCAACACTTGATGGTGACCTTAAGGGCCTTAAAGTGGGAAGCAATTCAGAGGCTGCTGCAGCCGTAGGTAAATTAATAGCAGACCGTGCTAAAAAGGCCGGTATCGAACAGGTTGTTTTTGATCGTGGTGGTTTCTTATACCATGGTCGTGTTAAAGCACTTGCTGATGCTGCCCGTGAAGCCGGTTTGAGTTTCTAA
- the rplE gene encoding 50S ribosomal protein L5, with the protein MAYSPRLRDVYEKEIRASLQNEFNYSNVMEIPKLEKIVLNMGVGGAVSDSKKVKKAVEEMAKIAGQAPVTTRAKKSIAGFKVREDMPLGCKVTLRGAKMYEFLDRLIQVALPRVRDFRGVNDKSFDGRGNYALGIKEQLVFTEINYDDVDDIRGMDVIICTTAKTDKEAHALLSGFQMPFASKVGEING; encoded by the coding sequence ATGGCTTATAGTCCTCGTCTTCGTGATGTATATGAAAAAGAAATTCGTGCTAGTCTGCAAAATGAATTTAATTATTCAAATGTCATGGAAATCCCAAAGCTTGAGAAAATTGTGCTCAATATGGGTGTTGGTGGTGCAGTAAGTGATAGCAAAAAAGTTAAAAAAGCTGTTGAAGAAATGGCCAAAATTGCTGGTCAGGCACCGGTTACAACACGGGCAAAAAAATCGATCGCTGGTTTTAAAGTCCGTGAAGATATGCCGCTCGGTTGTAAAGTTACTCTGAGAGGAGCAAAAATGTATGAATTCCTGGATCGTCTTATTCAGGTTGCTCTTCCTCGTGTTCGTGACTTCCGTGGTGTAAATGACAAAAGCTTTGATGGTCGTGGCAATTATGCTCTCGGTATTAAAGAACAGCTCGTCTTTACAGAGATTAACTATGATGATGTCGACGATATTCGCGGCATGGATGTTATCATTTGTACAACGGCGAAAACTGATAAAGAAGCTCATGCGCTTTTATCTGGCTTCCAGATGCCATTCGCTTCAAAGGTTGGAGAAATCAATGGCTAA
- the rplN gene encoding 50S ribosomal protein L14 encodes MIQMQTNLDVADNSGARRVQCIKVLGGSKRKAAGVGDVIVVSVKEAIPRGRVKKGEVHRAVIVRTKKDVKRVDGTTIRFDTNAAVLINKQNEPIGTRIFGPVVRELRAANHMKIISLAPEVL; translated from the coding sequence ATGATTCAAATGCAAACCAACCTTGACGTTGCCGATAACTCAGGCGCTCGTCGCGTGCAGTGCATCAAGGTGCTCGGCGGTTCCAAAAGGAAAGCGGCCGGTGTAGGTGACGTAATTGTCGTAAGCGTAAAGGAAGCTATTCCACGCGGACGTGTCAAAAAGGGAGAGGTGCATCGTGCAGTTATCGTACGCACTAAGAAAGATGTAAAACGTGTAGACGGAACAACAATCCGTTTTGACACCAATGCAGCTGTTTTGATCAACAAACAAAACGAGCCGATTGGTACACGTATCTTTGGTCCAGTAGTACGTGAGTTACGAGCAGCTAACCACATGAAAATTATTTCACTCGCTCCGGAGGTGCTTTAA
- the rpsS gene encoding 30S ribosomal protein S19 gives MSRSVWKGPFVDMHLLKKSEAMTESGKSSPIKTWSRRSTILPQFVGQTFNVHNGHKFVPVYVTDEMVGHKLGEFAPTRTYYGHGADKKARKR, from the coding sequence ATGTCACGTTCCGTTTGGAAAGGTCCATTTGTCGATATGCATTTGCTGAAGAAATCTGAGGCAATGACTGAATCAGGCAAATCGTCACCGATTAAAACATGGTCACGTCGTTCAACGATCCTGCCACAGTTTGTCGGTCAGACATTTAATGTACACAATGGCCATAAATTCGTCCCTGTTTATGTAACAGATGAAATGGTTGGTCATAAACTTGGTGAATTTGCACCTACTCGTACTTATTACGGGCATGGCGCCGATAAAAAAGCGAGGAAGAGATAG
- the rpsH gene encoding 30S ribosomal protein S8 produces the protein MSMSDPLADMLTRIRNGQRANKKAVLSPSSKLRQRVLDVLEREGYIRGYVNGSSETGKPEINIELKYHEGEPVIREIKRISKPGRRVYSSVQDLPRVRNGLGISIVSTPKGVLSDAEARAENVGGEVICTVF, from the coding sequence ATGTCTATGAGTGATCCTCTAGCAGATATGCTGACACGTATCCGTAACGGACAACGTGCTAATAAAAAAGCTGTTCTTTCACCGTCTTCAAAGCTACGTCAGCGTGTTCTGGATGTGCTTGAGCGTGAAGGGTACATTCGCGGTTATGTCAATGGTTCTTCTGAAACCGGCAAGCCGGAAATTAATATTGAACTGAAATATCATGAAGGTGAGCCTGTGATACGTGAAATTAAACGTATATCAAAGCCAGGTCGCCGGGTTTATTCATCCGTGCAGGATTTGCCACGGGTTCGTAACGGTCTGGGTATTTCGATTGTATCAACCCCCAAAGGTGTACTTTCCGACGCAGAAGCTCGTGCTGAAAATGTCGGTGGCGAAGTCATCTGTACAGTATTTTAG
- the rplX gene encoding 50S ribosomal protein L24, with translation MSNVKCKIRKGDEVIVLAGKDKGKSGEVTKMLISEGRAIVQGINLVKRHTRQTQDSEGGIITKEASIHISNLALKDPKTGKASRIGFKIEKDGTKKRISKASGEAI, from the coding sequence ATGTCTAACGTTAAGTGTAAAATCCGTAAAGGTGATGAAGTTATTGTTCTGGCCGGTAAGGACAAAGGAAAGTCTGGTGAAGTCACAAAAATGTTGATTTCAGAAGGACGTGCCATTGTTCAGGGCATTAATCTGGTGAAACGTCATACAAGACAGACCCAGGATAGTGAAGGTGGTATCATAACCAAAGAAGCATCGATTCACATTTCTAATCTGGCTCTTAAAGATCCTAAAACCGGAAAAGCATCAAGAATTGGATTCAAAATTGAAAAAGATGGAACCAAGAAGCGTATTTCCAAAGCATCAGGGGAGGCAATCTAA
- the rplV gene encoding 50S ribosomal protein L22, translated as MVRISPQKLNLVAGLIRGLKVEKALANLTFSKKRIANDVKKLLESAVANAENNHGLDVDSLIVAEASVGKAMVMKRFRARARGRGAKILKPFSNMRIVVREVEEGDE; from the coding sequence ATGGTTCGCATCAGCCCCCAGAAACTTAATCTGGTGGCCGGTCTAATTCGTGGATTGAAAGTGGAAAAGGCACTGGCCAATCTGACTTTCTCAAAGAAACGTATTGCAAACGATGTCAAGAAACTTCTTGAAAGTGCGGTTGCCAATGCAGAAAACAACCATGGTCTGGATGTTGACAGCCTGATCGTTGCTGAAGCCAGTGTAGGCAAGGCAATGGTAATGAAGCGTTTCCGTGCACGTGCACGTGGCCGCGGTGCCAAAATCCTGAAACCATTCAGTAACATGCGTATTGTCGTGCGTGAAGTAGAAGAGGGAGACGAATAA
- the rplD gene encoding 50S ribosomal protein L4 — protein sequence MKAQVITLDAKKAGDIDLDDGIFGLPERGDILQRVVVWQLAKRRAGTHKVQSRGEVAGTTKRIGRQKGGGSARHGSGKVSQFRGGARAFGPVVRSHAISLPKKIRALGLKTALSSKVASGDLVILENADLKNSKTKDLLSKLDKLGVSNALFVDGAEVNENFRKALSNIPNVDVLPTQGANVYDILRREKLVLTKAAVESLVERLK from the coding sequence ATGAAAGCCCAAGTAATTACACTTGATGCCAAAAAGGCCGGCGATATCGATCTTGATGATGGTATTTTTGGTCTGCCGGAGCGTGGTGATATTCTTCAGCGCGTTGTGGTATGGCAGCTTGCAAAGCGCCGTGCTGGTACACATAAGGTCCAGTCTCGCGGTGAAGTAGCAGGTACAACAAAACGTATTGGTCGCCAAAAAGGCGGCGGATCTGCACGTCATGGTTCTGGTAAAGTTAGCCAGTTTCGTGGTGGTGCCCGGGCATTTGGTCCGGTTGTCCGCTCTCACGCGATCAGTCTTCCAAAGAAAATTAGAGCTCTGGGTCTTAAGACAGCGCTTTCAAGTAAGGTTGCCAGTGGTGATCTGGTTATTCTTGAAAATGCCGACCTTAAGAACAGTAAAACTAAAGACCTGCTATCAAAACTTGATAAGCTGGGTGTATCCAATGCGTTGTTTGTTGATGGCGCAGAAGTTAATGAAAACTTTCGGAAAGCTCTTAGTAACATTCCAAATGTGGATGTTCTGCCAACTCAGGGAGCAAATGTCTATGACATCCTGCGCCGCGAAAAACTGGTGTTGACTAAAGCTGCCGTAGAAAGTTTGGTGGAGAGACTGAAATGA
- the rplB gene encoding 50S ribosomal protein L2 encodes MALKKYNPTTPSLRSLVTVDRSELWKGKPVKALTEGLTSNGGRNNMGRITARRRGGGHKRAYRLIDFKRRKWDMEATILRLEYDPNRSAFIALIEYTDGEKTYILAPQRVGEGDKVIAGDKVDVKPGNAMPLYSVPVGSIVHNVEMKPGKGGQIARAAGGYVQVTGRDRGYVLLRLASGEQRYVRSDCMATIGAVSNPDNQNQKLAKAGRSRWLGKRPSVRGVAMNPVDHPHGGGEGRTSGGRHPVTPWGKPTKGKRTRANKSTDRFILRSRHERKK; translated from the coding sequence ATGGCATTAAAAAAATATAATCCTACAACTCCTAGCCTACGTTCGCTGGTAACAGTTGATCGTTCAGAGCTTTGGAAAGGTAAGCCGGTTAAAGCGCTTACCGAAGGGCTTACAAGTAATGGCGGTCGGAACAATATGGGTCGTATCACTGCGCGTCGTCGTGGTGGTGGTCATAAGCGCGCTTATCGTCTGATTGACTTCAAGCGTCGTAAATGGGATATGGAAGCAACAATTCTGCGTCTTGAGTATGACCCGAACCGTTCAGCCTTTATTGCCCTGATCGAATATACAGATGGTGAAAAGACTTATATTCTGGCACCACAACGTGTTGGTGAAGGTGATAAAGTTATTGCCGGCGATAAAGTTGATGTTAAGCCTGGTAATGCAATGCCGCTTTATTCCGTTCCGGTCGGCTCGATCGTGCATAATGTTGAAATGAAGCCTGGTAAAGGTGGGCAGATTGCCCGTGCTGCCGGTGGATATGTTCAGGTTACCGGTCGTGACCGTGGTTATGTATTGCTTCGTCTGGCATCTGGTGAACAGCGTTATGTTCGTTCAGACTGTATGGCAACAATTGGTGCTGTATCAAATCCTGATAATCAGAACCAGAAACTGGCAAAAGCCGGACGTAGTCGCTGGCTTGGCAAGCGTCCTTCGGTTCGTGGTGTGGCCATGAACCCTGTTGACCATCCACATGGTGGTGGTGAGGGTCGTACTTCAGGTGGCCGTCATCCGGTTACACCTTGGGGTAAGCCAACCAAAGGTAAGCGTACACGCGCCAACAAATCGACAGACCGTTTTATTCTTCGGTCACGTCACGAACGTAAGAAGTAG
- the rplF gene encoding 50S ribosomal protein L6: MSRIGKKAVQIPAGVEANLNDGILTIKGPKGSLNMSFVNEVDVKLENGEVSVMPRGESKRARSMWGMQRTLVSNLVEGVTNGFSKTLELNGVGYRAQMQGRNVNLQLGYSHDILYEVAEGVEVNCPNQTTIIVSGIDKQKVGQVAAEIREFRKPEPYKGKGVKYSDEYIFRKEGKKK, encoded by the coding sequence ATGTCTCGAATTGGTAAAAAAGCTGTACAAATTCCAGCAGGAGTTGAAGCAAATCTTAATGATGGAATTTTGACTATCAAAGGTCCTAAAGGTTCGCTTAACATGTCTTTTGTTAATGAAGTCGATGTGAAACTGGAAAATGGCGAAGTGTCAGTTATGCCACGTGGTGAGAGTAAACGTGCTCGTTCTATGTGGGGAATGCAGCGTACGCTTGTAAGCAACCTTGTAGAAGGCGTTACAAATGGGTTTTCTAAAACTCTTGAGCTTAACGGCGTTGGTTATCGCGCTCAAATGCAAGGCAGAAATGTGAATCTTCAACTCGGATATTCACATGATATTCTTTATGAAGTTGCTGAAGGCGTGGAAGTAAACTGTCCGAACCAGACCACAATTATTGTATCTGGTATTGATAAACAAAAAGTTGGCCAAGTTGCGGCGGAAATTCGTGAGTTTCGTAAGCCTGAACCTTATAAAGGTAAGGGTGTTAAATACAGCGACGAATATATCTTCCGTAAAGAAGGCAAGAAGAAATAG
- the rpsN gene encoding 30S ribosomal protein S14 has product MAKLSAINNNLKRERLVKKYAAKRAELKAKAKNPELSFDEQFEARLKLAKLPRNSARIRLRNRCQVTGRPRGYYRKFKMSRVSLRLLASHGYLPGVVKSSW; this is encoded by the coding sequence ATGGCTAAGTTAAGTGCTATCAATAATAACCTTAAGCGTGAGCGTTTGGTTAAAAAATATGCGGCAAAACGTGCTGAGCTTAAGGCAAAAGCTAAAAATCCTGAGTTGTCATTTGATGAACAGTTTGAAGCGCGCCTAAAGCTCGCGAAGTTACCGCGCAACAGTGCAAGAATTCGTCTTCGCAACCGTTGTCAGGTAACAGGTCGCCCACGCGGTTATTACCGTAAATTTAAAATGTCTCGTGTCTCTCTTCGTCTGCTGGCCTCACACGGCTATTTGCCAGGCGTTGTGAAATCGAGCTGGTAG
- the rpmC gene encoding 50S ribosomal protein L29: MSKASELHNKSIEELQGELADLKKEQFNLRFQKATNQLENTARIRQVRRGIARHRTVINAKRSGAATKE; this comes from the coding sequence ATGAGCAAAGCATCTGAACTTCATAATAAGTCGATTGAAGAGCTACAGGGTGAGCTTGCTGACCTGAAAAAAGAGCAGTTTAATCTGCGTTTTCAGAAAGCAACAAACCAGCTTGAAAATACGGCTCGAATTCGTCAGGTTCGTCGGGGAATTGCCCGTCACCGGACAGTAATTAATGCAAAGCGTTCTGGCGCGGCGACTAAAGAATAA
- the rpsC gene encoding 30S ribosomal protein S3, with translation MGQKVNPIGFRLGVNRTWDSRWYAEGDNYGVMLHEDLKVRDELLSSLKAAAVSRIVIERPSKKMRVTIYSGRPGVIIGKKGADIEKLRQKIAKMAPSAGDVSLNIVEIRKPEIDAQLVADNVAQQLERRVAFRRAMKRVMQNALRLGALGIRINSAGRLGGAEIARTEWYREGRVPLHTLRSDIDYAESKAYTAYGVIGIKVWLFKGEILEHDPMARDKRINEMQKSGGSGPSRGQGNFRNAG, from the coding sequence ATGGGTCAGAAGGTAAATCCAATTGGTTTCCGCCTTGGCGTCAACCGTACATGGGACAGCCGCTGGTATGCTGAAGGTGACAATTATGGTGTCATGTTGCACGAAGATCTTAAAGTTCGTGATGAGCTGCTTAGCTCACTTAAAGCTGCTGCAGTAAGCCGTATTGTTATTGAGCGTCCATCTAAAAAGATGCGTGTAACAATCTATTCAGGACGTCCTGGTGTTATTATTGGCAAAAAAGGTGCAGATATTGAAAAACTTCGCCAGAAGATTGCCAAAATGGCACCTTCTGCAGGGGATGTCAGCTTGAATATTGTTGAGATCAGAAAGCCTGAGATTGATGCACAGCTGGTGGCAGACAATGTTGCACAGCAGCTTGAACGTCGTGTTGCTTTCCGTCGTGCCATGAAACGCGTTATGCAAAATGCGCTGCGTTTAGGTGCATTGGGCATCCGTATCAATTCAGCAGGTCGTCTTGGCGGTGCCGAGATCGCCAGAACAGAATGGTACCGTGAAGGTCGCGTTCCACTACACACTCTTCGATCAGACATCGATTATGCAGAAAGTAAAGCTTACACTGCATATGGCGTGATCGGAATTAAAGTGTGGCTCTTTAAGGGCGAAATTCTGGAACATGATCCAATGGCACGCGATAAACGCATTAATGAAATGCAGAAATCCGGTGGTAGCGGTCCTAGCCGTGGCCAGGGCAACTTCAGAAACGCAGGATAA
- the rpsJ gene encoding 30S ribosomal protein S10, whose product MESQNIRIRLKAFDHRILDQAAGEIANTAKRTGASVRGPIPMPTRIEKYTVLRGPHIDKKSREQFETRTHKRLLDIVEPTPQTVDALMKLDLAAGVEVEIKLQG is encoded by the coding sequence TTGGAATCACAAAACATTCGCATTCGCCTTAAAGCATTTGATCATCGTATTCTTGATCAGGCGGCAGGTGAAATTGCAAATACGGCGAAAAGAACAGGAGCCAGCGTTCGCGGCCCTATTCCTATGCCGACGCGAATTGAAAAATATACAGTCCTAAGAGGGCCACATATTGATAAAAAATCTCGTGAACAATTTGAAACACGTACTCACAAACGTCTTTTGGACATTGTTGAGCCGACACCACAAACCGTTGATGCGCTGATGAAGCTTGATCTTGCGGCTGGTGTTGAAGTTGAAATTAAATTGCAGGGGTAA
- a CDS encoding 50S ribosomal protein L23, which translates to MTDIKHYDIILGPVVTEKSTMLSENNVVTFKVPMTASKPAIKAAVEALFNVKVEKVNTIRQDGKTKRFKGVMGRRSDSKKAMVKLAEGHSIDVTTGV; encoded by the coding sequence ATGACCGATATCAAGCATTATGATATTATCCTTGGCCCGGTTGTTACAGAGAAATCTACAATGCTCTCTGAAAATAACGTGGTGACATTCAAGGTCCCTATGACAGCGTCAAAGCCTGCTATTAAGGCTGCTGTTGAGGCTCTTTTCAATGTAAAGGTTGAAAAGGTAAATACAATTCGTCAGGACGGAAAAACAAAACGCTTCAAAGGCGTAATGGGCCGTCGCAGTGACAGTAAAAAAGCAATGGTAAAATTGGCCGAAGGTCATTCCATTGATGTGACGACGGGGGTGTAG
- the rplP gene encoding 50S ribosomal protein L16: MLQPKRTKFRRAHKGRIHGNAKGGTQLAFGSCGLKALEPERITARQIEAARRAMTRHIKRQGKVWIRLFPDVPVSKKPAEVRMGKGKGSVEFWAARVKPGRIMFEMDGVPFDIAREAFERAAAKLPIATRFVTRLGEN, encoded by the coding sequence ATGTTACAGCCAAAAAGAACAAAATTCCGCCGCGCACATAAGGGCCGTATTCACGGAAACGCAAAAGGAGGCACGCAGCTTGCTTTTGGGTCATGTGGACTTAAAGCTCTTGAGCCGGAAAGGATCACAGCACGCCAAATCGAAGCGGCGCGCCGTGCAATGACACGTCATATTAAGCGTCAGGGTAAAGTCTGGATCAGACTGTTTCCAGATGTGCCTGTATCCAAAAAACCTGCTGAGGTTCGTATGGGTAAAGGTAAAGGGTCTGTTGAATTTTGGGCAGCCCGTGTAAAACCTGGCCGTATTATGTTTGAAATGGATGGGGTTCCGTTTGATATTGCCCGCGAGGCTTTTGAACGTGCCGCAGCTAAACTACCAATCGCGACGCGTTTTGTAACACGTCTTGGTGAAAATTAG